In Phaseolus vulgaris cultivar G19833 chromosome 10, P. vulgaris v2.0, whole genome shotgun sequence, a single genomic region encodes these proteins:
- the LOC137819040 gene encoding seed linoleate 9S-lipoxygenase: MLGGIFDKGQKIKGTVVLMPKNVLDFNAITSIGKSGVTGTVKDAFGVVTNIAGGALDAATSFLGRNVSLHLISATQADASGKGKVGKITYLEKRLPTLPTLGARQDAFSIFFEWDANFGIPGAFYIRNYTTDEFFLVSVVLEDIPNHGTIHFVCNSWVYNFKQYEKDRIFFVNDTYLPSATPAPLLKYRQEELETLRGDGTGKRKDNDRIYDYDVYNDLGNPDGGDPRPILGGSIIHPYPRRVRTGRERTRTDPNSEKPGEIYVPRDENFGHLKSSDFLMYGIKSLSQTVLPLLKSAIFDLKVTSSEFKSFDDVRSLYEGGIKLPTDILRQISPLPALKEIFRTDGENTLQFPPPHVIQVKKSEWMTDEEFAREVIAGVNPNVVRRLQEFPPKSSLDPSLYGDQTSTITKEQLEINMDGVTVDEALAAKRLFILDYQDAFFPYLTRINSLPVARAYATRTILFLKDDGTLKPLAIELSKPHPGGDNLGPVSKVVLPALDGVDSTIWLLAKAHVIVNDSGYHQLMSHWLNTHAVMEPFAIATNRHLSVLHPIYKLLYPHYRDTININGLARQSLINAGGIIEQSFLPGKYSIEMSSAVYKNWVFTDQALPADLVKRGVAVEDPSSPHGLRLLIEDYPYAVDGLEIWDAIKSWVQEYVSLYYPTDVAVQRDTELQAWWKEVVEKGHADLKDKPWWPKMQSIEALVKSCSIIVWTASALHAAVNFGQYPYGGYIVNRPTLSRRFIPEPGTPEYDEMVSSYQKAYLKTITPKFETLIDLSVIEILSRHASDEVYLGQRDTPNWTTDNKALEAFKRFGSKLGEIEGKINARNSDLSLRNRRGPVELPYTLLHRSSEEGLTFKGIPNSISI, from the exons ATGTTAGGTGGGATCTTTGACAAGGGCCAGAAGATAAAGGGCACTGTGGTGTTGATGCCCAAGAATGTGTTGGACTTCAACGCCATAACTTCCATTGGTAAGAGCGGTGTTACCGGCACTGTCAAAGATGCCTTTGGCGTTGTCACCAACATAGCTGGTGGAGCACTTGATGCTGCAACTTCCTTCTTAGGCAGAAATGTTTCACTGCACTTGATCAGTGCTACTCAGGCTGATG CTAGTGGAAAAGGAAAAGTTGGAAAGATAACATATTTGGAGAAACGTCTTCCTACGTTACCAACACTGGGAGCAAGACAAGATGCATTCAGTATTTTCTTTGAATGGGATGCTAATTTTGGAATTCCTGGAGCATTTTACATCAGAAACTATACAACTGATGAATTTTTCCTCGTTAGTGTTGTTCTTGAGGACATTCCAAACCATGGAACCATTCACTTCGTCTGTAACTCATGGGTTTATAACTTCAAACAATACGAAAAGGATCGCATTTTCTTTGTGAATGAT ACATATCTTCCAAGTGCAACACCAGCTCCATTACTCAAGTACAGACAAGAAGAATTGGAGACTCTTAGAGGAGATGGAACTGGTAAACGCAAGGACAATGATAGAATCTATGACTATGATGTTTATAACGATTTGGGCAATCCAGATGGTGGAGATCCTCGTCCAATCCTTGGAGGATCTATCATCCACCCTTACCCTCGTAGGGTTAGAACTGGTAGAGAACGAACCAGGACAG ATCCCAACAGTGAGAAACCAGGCGAGATTTATGTTCCAAGAGATGAAAATTTTGGTCACTTGAAGTCATCAGATTTCCTTATGTATGGAATAAAATCTTTATCTCAGACTGTGCTACCTCTGTTAAAATCTGCAATTTTTGACTTAAAGGTCACATCAAGTGAGTTTAAGAGCTTCGACGATGTGCGTAGTTTGTATGAGGGTGGAATTAAGCTGCCAACAGATATATTGAGACAAATTAGCCCCTTACCAGCCCTCAAGGAAATCTTCCGTACTGATGGTGAAAATACTCTTCAATTTCCACCACCTCATGTAATTCAAG TTAAAAAATCTGAATGGATGACTGATGAAGAATTTGCAAGAGAAGTGATTGCTGGTGTCAATCCAAATGTAGTTCGTCGTCTTCAG GAATTCCCACCAAAAAGTTCGCTTGATCCCTCTCTCTATGGTGATCAAACTAGTACCATAACAAAAGAACAGTTGGAGATTAACATGGATGGGGTCACAGTAGATGAG GCACTTGCTGCAAAGAGATTATTCATATTAGATTACCAAGATGCATTCTTTCCATATTTGACGAGGATAAACAGTCTACCTGTTGCAAGAGCTTATGCCACCAGAACAATCTTATTCCTGAAAGATGATGGCACTTTGAAGCCACTTGCTATCGAATTAAGCAAGCCACATCCAGGTGGAGATAATTTGGGTCCTGTGAGCAAAGTTGTGTTGCCTGCACTTGATGGTGTTGATAGCACAATTTGGCTATTGGCCAAGGCTCATGTAATTGTAAATGACTCTGGTTATCATCAGCTCATGAGTCATTG GTTAAATACTCATGCAGTGATGGAGCCATTTGCCATAGCAACAAACAGACATCTCAGTGTGCTTCACCCCATTTACAAACTTCTCTATCCTCACTACCGTGATACCATAAATATCAATGGACTTGCTAGGCAATCTTTGATTAATGCAGGTGGCATTATAGAGCAATCATTTTTGCCCGGAAAGTACTCTATTGAGATGTCTTCAGCCGTTTACAAGAACTGGGTTTTTACTGATCAAGCACTGCCAGCAGATCTAGTCAAGAG AGGAGTGGCAGTTGAGGATCCATCTTCCCCCCATGGACTTCGTCTCTTGATAGAGGACTACCCTTATGCTGTTGATGGACTAGAAATTTGGGATGCTATTAAGTCATGGGTCCAAGAGTATGTCTCATTGTATTACCCAACCGATGTGGCAGTTCAACGAGATACTGAACTCCAAGCATGGTGGAAGGAAGTTGTAGAGAAGGGTCATGCTGACTTAAAAGATAAGCCTTGGTGGCCTAAAATGCAGAGTATTGAAGCTCTCGTTAAATCTTGCTCTATTATTGTATGGACAGCTTCTGCTCTTCATGCAGCTGTTAATTTTGGACAATATCCTTATGGAGGTTACATAGTGAACCGTCCAACTCTCAGCAGAAGGTTTATCCCTGAACCAGGAACTCCAGAATATGATGAGATGGTGAGCAGTTATCAAAAGGCTTATTTGAAAACAATCACACCCAAGTTTGAGACCCTTATTGACCTTTCAGTGATAGAGATATTGTCAAGGCATGCTTCTGATGAAGTGTACCTTGGACAGAGGGATACTCCAAACTGGACCACTGATAATAAGGCCTTGGAAGCTTTCAAAAGGTTTGGAAGCAAACTTGGTGAGATTGAAGGGAAAATCAATGCAAGGAACAGTGATCTGAGTCTGAGAAACAGAAGAGGACCAGTTGAACTGCCATACACATTGCTCCATCGTTCAAGTGAAGAAGGGTTAACTTTCAAGGGAATTCCCAACAGCATCTCTATCTAA